From a single Mobula birostris isolate sMobBir1 chromosome 13, sMobBir1.hap1, whole genome shotgun sequence genomic region:
- the LOC140207377 gene encoding uncharacterized protein, which produces RFTQSSTLQSHQRVHTGEKPFTCSVCGKRFTHSSTLQNHQRVHTGEKPFTCLVCGKRFTQSSTLQNHQRVHTGERPFTCSVCGKRFTQSSNLQIHQRVHTGEKPFTSSECEKGFTQSSTLQNHQRVHTGERPFTCSVCGKRFTQSSSLQRHQRVHTGEKPFTCSVCGKRFTESSNLLAHQRVHTGEKPFTCSVCGKRFTNSSTLQRHQRVHTGEKPFTCSVCGKRFADQSTLQKHQRVHTGEKPFTCSECGKRFTESSSLQRHQRVHTVEKPFTCSVCGKRFTCSSKLMA; this is translated from the coding sequence agattcactcagtcatccaccctacagagtcatcagcgagttcacactggagagaagccgttcacctgctcagtctgtgggaagagattcactcactcatccaccctacagaatcatcagcgagttcacactggggagaagccattcacctgcttagtctgtgggaaaagattcactcagtcatccaccctacagaatcatcagcgagttcacactggggagaggccattcacctgctcagtctgtgggaagagattcactcagtcatccaacctacagattcatcagcgagttcacactggggagaagccgttcaccagctcagaatgtgagaaaggattcactcagtcatccaccctacagaatcatcagcgagttcacactggggagaggccattcacctgctcagtctgtgggaagagattcactcagtcatccagcctacagagacatcagcgagtccacactggggagaagccattcacctgctcagtatgtgggaagagattcactgagtcatctaacctactggcacatcagcgagttcacactggggagaagccgttcacctgctcagtctgtgggaagagattcactaattcatccaccctacagagacatcagcgagttcacactggcgagaagcccttcacctgctcagtctgtgggaagagattcgctgatcaatccaccctacagaaacatcagcgagttcacactggggagaagccattcacctgctcagaatgtgggaagagattcactgagtcatccagcctacagagacatcagcgagtccacactgtggagaagccattcacctgctcagtctgtgggaagagattcacttgctcatctaagctaatggct